From the genome of Solidesulfovibrio carbinolicus, one region includes:
- a CDS encoding GIY-YIG nuclease family protein, producing the protein MPPSASRPYSIKIFLPHGDPDGLRVIGKSNWTGTGVVFNRTAYQEAAKRPEITKTGVYILVGPSEDSSLPTVYIGEGDPIKPRLDSHYAGKDFWTWAVFFTAADGSLNKAHVKHLECRLVELAKAAKQANLDNVQTPQPPTLAEAELADTESFLADMLGIFPLLGLSVFEARAATARGKTMLFLKGTDIEAQGYESSRGFVVRKGSQAKKQTVPSYPDGTANLRNDLIRQEVLIKQNDTYAFSQDYVFNSPSLAASIVLGRNTNGRTKWKDKSGKTLKELQTSEANQEATP; encoded by the coding sequence ATGCCCCCTAGCGCCAGCCGGCCCTACTCCATCAAAATCTTTCTGCCGCACGGCGACCCGGACGGGCTGCGCGTCATCGGCAAATCCAACTGGACCGGCACAGGCGTGGTCTTTAACCGCACCGCCTACCAGGAAGCGGCCAAACGGCCGGAAATCACCAAGACCGGCGTCTACATCCTGGTCGGTCCGTCCGAGGACAGCAGCCTGCCCACCGTCTACATCGGCGAGGGCGACCCCATAAAGCCGCGCCTGGACAGCCATTACGCAGGCAAAGATTTCTGGACCTGGGCCGTATTCTTCACCGCCGCCGACGGCAGCCTCAACAAGGCGCACGTCAAACACCTGGAATGCCGGCTGGTGGAGCTGGCCAAGGCGGCCAAGCAGGCCAACCTCGACAATGTGCAAACGCCCCAGCCGCCCACCCTGGCCGAGGCCGAGCTGGCCGACACCGAAAGCTTCCTGGCCGACATGCTCGGCATCTTCCCACTGCTCGGCCTGTCGGTGTTCGAGGCACGGGCCGCCACGGCGCGCGGCAAGACCATGCTTTTTCTGAAAGGTACGGACATAGAAGCTCAAGGGTATGAAAGCAGCCGAGGTTTTGTAGTACGAAAAGGCTCTCAAGCAAAAAAGCAGACTGTCCCCTCGTACCCAGATGGCACCGCCAATTTAAGAAATGACTTGATAAGACAGGAAGTTCTAATTAAACAGAACGACACATATGCCTTCTCGCAAGATTATGTTTTTAATTCTCCGAGCCTAGCGGCCAGCATTGTCCTTGGTCGCAATACCAATGGGCGGACAAAGTGGAAGGACAAGAGCGGGAAGACGCTGAAGGAACTGCAAACGTCTGAAGCGAACCAGGAGGCGACGCCCTAG